In Lates calcarifer isolate ASB-BC8 unplaced genomic scaffold, TLL_Latcal_v3 _unitig_2006_quiver_642, whole genome shotgun sequence, the following proteins share a genomic window:
- the sstr1a gene encoding somatostatin receptor type 1, with the protein MQSNTTSSSSSPPLPVSLGSLEDGLFLLNGSSNGSVPGGGAPSAGSAALISSIYSVVCLVGLSGNSMVIYVIFRYAKMKTATNLYLLNLAVADELLMLSVPFVVTAALLRRWPFGAALCRLVLSVDAINMFTSIYCLTVLSVDRYIAVVHPLRASRYRRPTVAKLVNVCVWLFSLLVILPIILFSSTAPNSDGSVACNMQMPEPEQRWMAVFAVYAFLMGFLFPVLAICLCYILILSQLRVVALRAGWQQRRKSERKITVMVTVVVSVFVVCWMPFHIVQLVGVFLQRHDPTLSQLAVVLGYANSCANPLLYGFLSDNFRRSFQRILCLRWMEAPEEPLDYMDYYSTALKSRRLSLDQDREQDSENGTHPLQTPAPGCGLNPADPSKI; encoded by the coding sequence ATGCAGTCcaacaccacctcctcctcctcctctcctcctctcccggTCTCTCTCGGTTCCCTGGAGGACGGCTTATTCCTGTTGAACGGCTCCAGTAACGGCTCCGTGCCCGGCGGCGGAGCTCCGTCCGCGGGCAGCGCGgctctcatctcctccatctACTCGGTGGTGTGTCTGGTGGGTCTGAGCGGGAACTCCATGGTCATCTACGTCATCTTCCGGTACGCTAAGATGAAGACGGCGACCAACCTGTACCTGCTGAACCTGGCGGTGGCGGACGAGCTGCTGATGCTCAGCGTCCCGTTCGTGGTCACGGCCGCGCTGCTGCGCCGGTGGCCGTTCGGCGCGGCGCTCTGTCGCCTCGTGCTCAGCGTGGACGCCATCAACATGTTCACGAGCATCTACTGCCTGACGGTGCTGAGCGTGGACCGGTATATCGCCGTGGTGCACCCGCTGCGGGCGTCCCGGTACCGGCGGCCCACTGTGGCCAAGCTGGTGAACGTGTGCGTGTGGCTGTTCTCTCTGCTGGTCATCCTTCCCATtatcctcttctcctccactgcCCCCAACTCGGACGGGTCGGTGGCCTGCAACATGCAGATGCCGGAGCCGGAGCAGCGCTGGATGGCGGTGTTTGCGGTCTACGCCTTCCTGATGGGCTTCTTGTTCCCGGTCCTGGCCATCTGCCTGTGCTACATCCTGATCCTGAGCCAGCTGCGGGTGGTGGCGCTGAGGGCCGGGTGGCAGCAGCGCCGCAAGTCTGAGAGGAAGATCACGGTGATGGTGACAGTGGTGGTGTCAGTGTTCGTGGTGTGCTGGATGCCCTTCCACATCGTGCAGCTGGTGGGGGTCTTCTTGCAGCGTCACGACCCCACCCTGAGCCAGCTCGCCGTCGTCCTTGGGTATGCCAACAGCTGCGCCAACCCGCTGCTCTATGGCTTCCTGTCTGACAACTTCCGACGCTCCTTCCAGAGGATCCTGTGTCTGCGCTGGATGGAGGCCCCCGAGGAGCCCCTGGACTACATGGACTACTACAGCACAGCCCTGAAGAGCCGCAGACTCAGCCTAGACCAGGACCGGGAGCAGGACTCAGAAAACGGGACCCATCCCCTCCAAACACCAGCTCCAGGATGTGGTCTGAACCCTGCTGACCCCTCCAAGATTTAA
- the clec14a gene encoding LOW QUALITY PROTEIN: C-type lectin domain family 14 member A (The sequence of the model RefSeq protein was modified relative to this genomic sequence to represent the inferred CDS: deleted 1 base in 1 codon): MASWFNSWWIYLWIVILSREVSADLASPPHYTINQIKASFDQATENCSPGVLTTLATKQEVTDVIGLISKLVLHQRKFTFWIGLKKAKNECVVPALPLKGFKWTEDGSEESQMISWMVEPQDTCTTTRCAALRGEFHGSTVTSLGLIAVSCKSTFGFICKLRDGQTRQTSEDRKTTVKPAALEPVTPEPKLAAPEPSKQATPEPEHPTSRPEQENDLNLTTRPDPGSGSGPASGSDLCHHPTVPGSRSITLDPKNSSRIQVECWSTGLLELRCWGHPTMWRLIDNSPANFTTICQPCSNGFRKDTSGNCVDINECSSGVPCRHTCLNTEGSYRCICPDHDKNSTECTKTINDVVIMNPAGMPDFLIPVLVAVAVLVVLVVVVLVTVKCDLMRRSKKRAMKKLEKMAMKNKDSQDSFTTANEKTAK, encoded by the exons ATGGCATCTTGGTTCAACTCCTGGTGGATTTACCTTTGGATTGTCATCCTATCCAGAGAAGTCTCTGCAGACTTGGCTTCACCTCCACACTACACCATCAACCAGATCAAGGCCAGCTTTGACCAGGCCACAGAGAACTGTTCCCCAGGTGTCCTCACCACACTCGCCACCAAGCAGGAAGTCACTGACGTCATCGGGCTCATCTCCAAATTGGTGTTGCATCAAAGAAAGTTCACCTTCTGGATCGGCCTGAAGAAAGCCAAGAACGAGTGTGTTGTTCCTGCACTGCCACTGAAAGGATTCAAGTGGACGGAGGATGGCAGTGAGGAGTCACAGATGATCAGCTGGATGGTGGAGCCACAGGATACCTGCACGACGACTCGCTGTGCAGCTCTACGGGGGGAGTTTCATGGGTCGACGGTGACCAGCTTGGGTCTGATTGCAGTCTCCTGTAAGTCCACCTTTGGGTTCATCTGCAAACTGAGAGACggacagacaagacagacatCTGAGGACAGAAAGACCACTGTTAAACCTGCTGCACTGGAACCAGTGACTCCTGAACCTAAACTTGCTGCACCAGAACCATCTAAACAAGCTACACCTGAACCAGAACATCCTACATCTAGACCAGAACAAGAAAATGACCTGAATCTTACAACCAGACCTGACCCTGGATCTGGCTCTGGACCAGCATCAGGATCAGACTTGTGTCATCACCCTACTGTTCCAGGGTCCCGCTCAATCACTCTGGACCCCAAAAATAGCAGCAGGATCCAGGTGGAGTGCTGGTCTACTGGCCTGCTGGAGCTCCGCTGCTGGGGTCATCCCACCATGTGGCGTCTAATTGACAACTCCCCTGCCAACTTCACCACCATCTGCCAGCCGTGCAGCAACGGCTTCAGGAAAGACACCTCTGGAAACTGTGTGGACATCAATGAGTGCAGCAGCGGCGTCCCCTGCAGGCACACCTGTCTGAACACAGAGGGCTCCTACAGGTGCATCTGCCCCGACCATGACAAGAACTCAACAGAGTGCACAAAGACGATCAATGACGTCGTCATCATGAACCCAGCAGGGATGCCAGACTTCCTGATCCCGGTGCTGGTTGCTGTGGCCGTGCTGGTGGTGCTAGTGGTGGTTGTTTTGGTGACGGTGAAGTGC GATCTGATGAGACGGTCAAAAAAACGTGCCATGAAGAAGTTGGAGAAGATGGCGATGAAGAATAAAGACAGTCAGGATTCCTTCACAACAGCCAATGAGAAGACAGCAAAATGA